Proteins from a single region of Geothrix sp. PMB-07:
- a CDS encoding ABC transporter permease, with the protein MASAQTRSALRNIGIENVRFAFRSIKVQRLRSFLTLLGIVSGVATVIAMVSFVAGFNDAITGAFSSFGTTLVQYQKYEPRFGGGPTGPPEEQRKRRDLTWEDAQALKRFNTLAMAVSPERYLNLPALAASATFKNIKGKEANGPTLAGVVPDYAPANNAAIADGRFFVDADISHAARTTVIGPDVAEALWFHRDPINQELLINGVAFRVVGLLEKRGSFLGGSADNIVLIPFSTFDEMFPDVKNSNGDTIHIATVPRNPNEMQAMTDQGVTILRGRRGLKAKDPNDFAIFTSEGQMETFRAITGGIAGAMILIASIALLVGGVGVMNIMLVSVTERTREIGVRKALGATRKDIAMQFLVEAVTLTGVGGAIGIATGLGIAMLVRLAFDFPAAAPLWSIVLGFGVSTAVGLIFGLWPAMKAAKQDPIEALRYE; encoded by the coding sequence ATGGCCTCGGCCCAAACCCGCTCCGCCCTGCGCAACATCGGCATCGAGAATGTCCGGTTCGCCTTCCGGTCCATCAAGGTGCAGCGGTTGCGCAGTTTCCTGACCCTGCTGGGCATCGTGTCCGGTGTGGCCACGGTCATCGCCATGGTGAGCTTCGTGGCCGGCTTCAACGATGCCATCACCGGCGCCTTCTCCAGCTTCGGCACCACCCTGGTGCAGTACCAGAAATACGAGCCCCGCTTCGGCGGCGGCCCCACGGGACCGCCCGAAGAGCAGCGCAAGCGCCGTGATCTCACCTGGGAGGATGCCCAGGCCCTCAAGCGGTTCAACACCCTGGCCATGGCCGTGAGCCCCGAGCGGTACCTGAACCTGCCCGCCCTCGCGGCCTCCGCCACCTTCAAGAACATCAAGGGGAAGGAGGCCAACGGTCCCACCCTGGCTGGCGTGGTGCCTGACTACGCACCCGCCAACAATGCGGCGATCGCCGACGGGCGCTTCTTCGTGGATGCTGACATCTCCCACGCCGCGCGGACCACCGTCATCGGCCCGGATGTGGCCGAGGCCCTTTGGTTCCACCGCGATCCCATCAACCAGGAGCTGCTCATCAACGGCGTGGCTTTCAGAGTGGTGGGCCTCCTGGAGAAGCGCGGCTCCTTCCTCGGCGGCAGCGCCGACAACATCGTGCTCATCCCCTTCAGCACCTTCGACGAGATGTTCCCGGATGTGAAGAACAGCAATGGCGACACCATCCACATCGCCACCGTGCCCCGTAACCCCAACGAGATGCAGGCCATGACCGACCAGGGCGTCACCATCCTGCGCGGACGCCGCGGCCTGAAGGCGAAGGATCCCAATGATTTCGCCATCTTCACCAGCGAGGGCCAGATGGAGACGTTCCGTGCCATCACCGGCGGCATCGCCGGGGCCATGATCCTCATCGCCAGCATCGCGCTGCTGGTGGGCGGCGTGGGCGTCATGAACATCATGCTGGTGAGCGTCACCGAACGCACCCGCGAGATCGGCGTGCGCAAGGCCCTGGGCGCCACCCGCAAGGACATCGCCATGCAGTTCCTGGTGGAGGCCGTCACCCTCACGGGCGTGGGCGGCGCCATCGGCATCGCCACGGGCCTGGGCATCGCCATGCTGGTGCGCCTGGCCTTCGATTTCCCCGCCGCGGCGCCGCTCTGGAGCATCGTCCTCGGCTTCGGCGTCAGCACGGCCGTGGGGCTGATCTTCGGGCTGTGGCCCGCCATGAAGGCCGCAAAGCAGGATCCCATCGAGGCCCTTCGCTACGAATAA
- the proB gene encoding glutamate 5-kinase, whose amino-acid sequence MTSPSSALGAIAMNPRASVPAARRIIVKLGTQVVVDTDGRPALSRLYGLMESVAALRQRGAQPLLVSSGAVGLGARQLGLQPRDRPLALAQKQACAAVGQGQLMALYQEGFARLGLCAAQVLLTEDDFSDPLRHLNLRHTLETLLELGAIPVLNENDTVSTLELERPDPGPDPGPRPIFSDNDHLSALVAAHLEADLLILLSDVSALHTEDPGQNPSAAPLAWVPFGADLPVNLAGTSPGGRGGMASKVAAARQAAQAGVPVALASGLVPRILDQILAGEAVGTFFQCAEKGVLS is encoded by the coding sequence GTGACGTCGCCCTCATCTGCCCTCGGCGCCATCGCCATGAATCCGCGCGCCAGCGTCCCTGCCGCCCGACGCATCATCGTGAAACTGGGCACCCAGGTGGTGGTGGACACCGACGGCCGCCCTGCCCTCAGCCGCCTCTACGGCCTCATGGAAAGCGTGGCCGCCCTGCGACAGCGCGGCGCCCAGCCCTTGCTCGTTTCTTCGGGAGCCGTGGGGCTGGGGGCCCGTCAGCTGGGCCTCCAACCCCGAGACCGGCCCCTGGCGCTGGCTCAGAAGCAGGCCTGCGCCGCCGTGGGTCAGGGCCAACTCATGGCCCTCTACCAGGAGGGATTCGCGCGGCTGGGGCTTTGCGCCGCCCAGGTGCTGCTCACCGAGGATGACTTCTCCGACCCCCTGCGCCACCTCAATCTGCGACACACGCTGGAAACGCTGCTGGAGCTGGGGGCCATTCCCGTGCTCAACGAGAACGACACCGTTTCCACCCTGGAGCTGGAGCGCCCGGACCCGGGACCCGATCCCGGCCCACGCCCCATCTTCAGCGACAACGACCACCTCTCCGCCCTGGTGGCCGCGCACCTGGAGGCCGACCTGCTCATTCTGCTTTCGGATGTGAGCGCCCTCCACACGGAGGATCCGGGTCAGAATCCCAGCGCCGCACCCTTGGCCTGGGTGCCCTTCGGCGCCGATCTGCCGGTGAACCTGGCGGGCACCTCTCCAGGAGGACGCGGGGGCATGGCCAGCAAGGTGGCGGCGGCTCGGCAAGCTGCCCAGGCCGGAGTGCCCGTGGCGCTGGCCTCGGGGCTGGTCCCCCGCATCCTCGATCAGATCCTTGCGGGAGAGGCCGTGGGCACCTTCTTCCAATGCGCCGAGAAAGGAGTTCTTTCATGA
- a CDS encoding carbonic anhydrase, translating to MRVLPLLALTAALSLQGQEHEPAAATKAKPKAKPEAHAAAPAGQVATPAAHGPAPSADTPDSPSAALTELATGNARFVAGKRVRTLDTGHDVAMRAALVGGQSPFAIVITCSDSRVPDALVFDQEAGRLFTIREAGNAPDLQGIASAEYAADHLGSKLIVVMGHTSCGAVKAIREANGKPLPGNLWALQAGMSGLLESTPHDPNEEAKAHLSRLEEANAKRQAQAILDRSSLLHEKVAAEQLWVVPALYHLDTGKVQFFKPLSLAPAASAHH from the coding sequence ATGCGCGTACTGCCCCTTCTTGCCCTGACCGCAGCCCTGTCCCTCCAAGGTCAGGAACACGAGCCCGCCGCAGCCACCAAGGCGAAGCCCAAGGCCAAGCCGGAGGCCCACGCCGCAGCACCCGCCGGCCAGGTTGCCACCCCGGCGGCCCATGGCCCCGCACCCTCAGCCGACACCCCGGATAGCCCCAGCGCGGCGCTTACGGAGCTGGCCACGGGCAATGCCCGTTTCGTGGCAGGCAAGCGTGTCCGCACCCTCGATACGGGGCACGATGTGGCCATGCGCGCGGCCCTGGTGGGTGGCCAGTCGCCCTTCGCCATCGTCATCACCTGCTCAGACAGCCGCGTACCGGACGCGCTGGTGTTCGATCAGGAGGCCGGGCGCCTCTTCACCATCCGCGAAGCGGGCAACGCGCCGGATCTTCAGGGCATCGCCTCCGCCGAGTACGCCGCCGACCACCTGGGCTCGAAGCTCATCGTCGTCATGGGCCACACCAGCTGCGGCGCCGTGAAAGCCATCCGTGAAGCCAACGGCAAACCCTTGCCGGGCAACCTCTGGGCCCTCCAGGCGGGCATGTCGGGCCTGCTGGAAAGCACACCTCACGATCCCAACGAGGAAGCCAAGGCCCACCTGAGCCGCCTGGAAGAGGCCAACGCCAAGCGGCAGGCCCAGGCCATCCTGGACCGCTCCTCCCTGCTGCATGAGAAGGTCGCCGCTGAGCAGCTTTGGGTGGTACCCGCCCTCTATCATCTGGACACCGGCAAGGTGCAGTTCTTCAAGCCGCTTTCCCTGGCTCCGGCTGCGTCGGCCCACCACTGA
- a CDS encoding glycosyltransferase family 39 protein, with product MKSTWKPGGESGAHSIVEWSIGPMDWRLVALLAGLKLLVHLLSSQAYGFFRDELYFLDCARHLGWGYVDDAPMIALLAKVSLGLGGSLPAVRLLPALAGAAKVALGMGLARQMGGGRFAQGLTGLCLLGVPVFLGTDSILCVGAFEPLLWMGCAAMLIELVRTGNDRLWLWFGLLAGLGLETKYAMLVFGLAALVAILLSPLRRDLRRPWIWAAGLLALLIFLPTLLWQIRHGYPLLEDMANIRRMGKNVVLGPWTFVKQQIGFLNPLLFPIWFSGLCSLLFGRLSRLRVLGLLYLGMLALMIALQAKDYYLAAIYPMLFAAGAVATEAWLAGRDWSRGRLWPKVVLLSGIGAVTALLIPALLPFLSPPRLLAYQRALGIRPAKLEVRHDGPLDQRLGDQFGWPEMTDEVARIYHSLTPEEQAHTAIYAASYGEAGAINHLGPARGLPSALCAHQAHSFWPAPDRDYTTFICLGCDEGLSRVFESVQVAAVHHHPWGMAEENRPIYLCRGPKRNIRAMWPELKHWD from the coding sequence TTGAAGAGCACTTGGAAACCAGGCGGAGAAAGCGGCGCCCATTCCATCGTGGAATGGAGCATCGGTCCCATGGACTGGCGCCTGGTGGCTCTGCTGGCGGGGCTCAAACTGCTGGTCCACCTCCTGTCCAGCCAGGCCTATGGCTTCTTCCGCGACGAGCTGTACTTCCTGGACTGTGCGCGCCACCTGGGTTGGGGCTACGTGGACGATGCGCCGATGATCGCCCTCCTCGCCAAGGTGTCCCTGGGCCTGGGGGGTTCCCTGCCAGCGGTGCGGCTGCTGCCCGCCCTGGCCGGGGCCGCCAAGGTGGCCCTGGGCATGGGGCTGGCGCGGCAAATGGGTGGGGGACGATTCGCGCAGGGATTGACGGGGCTCTGCCTGCTCGGGGTGCCCGTCTTCCTCGGCACGGACAGCATTCTGTGTGTGGGCGCCTTCGAGCCGCTGCTCTGGATGGGCTGCGCGGCCATGCTCATCGAACTCGTGCGCACGGGCAACGACCGGCTGTGGCTTTGGTTCGGCCTGCTGGCGGGACTGGGGCTGGAAACCAAGTACGCCATGCTGGTCTTCGGCCTGGCGGCACTGGTGGCCATCCTGCTGTCGCCGCTCCGGCGCGATCTGCGCAGGCCCTGGATCTGGGCGGCTGGGCTGCTGGCGCTGCTGATCTTCCTGCCCACCCTGCTGTGGCAGATCCGCCACGGGTATCCCCTGCTGGAGGACATGGCCAACATCCGGCGCATGGGAAAGAACGTGGTGCTGGGGCCCTGGACCTTCGTGAAGCAGCAGATCGGATTCCTGAACCCCCTGCTGTTTCCCATCTGGTTTTCGGGGCTCTGCTCGCTGCTGTTCGGGCGCCTCTCCCGGCTGCGGGTGCTGGGACTCCTCTACCTGGGCATGCTCGCACTGATGATCGCCCTCCAGGCCAAGGACTACTACCTGGCCGCCATCTACCCGATGCTCTTCGCCGCGGGCGCCGTGGCCACTGAGGCCTGGCTGGCCGGGCGGGACTGGAGCCGCGGCCGCCTTTGGCCCAAGGTGGTTCTGCTCTCGGGCATCGGTGCTGTCACGGCCCTGCTCATTCCTGCGCTGCTGCCCTTCCTCTCTCCTCCCCGGCTGCTGGCCTACCAGCGCGCGCTGGGAATCCGGCCCGCCAAGCTGGAGGTGCGTCATGACGGTCCGTTGGATCAGCGCCTGGGCGATCAGTTCGGGTGGCCCGAGATGACCGATGAGGTGGCGCGGATCTACCACTCGCTGACACCTGAGGAGCAGGCACATACGGCCATCTACGCCGCCAGCTATGGCGAGGCCGGTGCCATCAACCATCTGGGACCAGCGCGGGGCCTGCCATCAGCCCTCTGTGCCCACCAGGCCCACTCATTCTGGCCAGCCCCCGACCGCGACTACACGACCTTCATCTGCTTGGGGTGTGACGAGGGGCTTTCACGGGTGTTCGAATCGGTCCAGGTCGCGGCTGTCCACCACCATCCCTGGGGCATGGCGGAGGAGAACCGGCCCATCTACCTGTGCCGCGGCCCCAAGCGGAACATCCGGGCCATGTGGCCTGAACTGAAGCACTGGGACTGA
- a CDS encoding pyridoxal phosphate-dependent aminotransferase produces MSHLLSPETPAFAVPQANLVPVSDHLGHMAPIPASRMFLINKSLKVFQEKQPGVPVFDASQGDGGASLPGVPEALLDRAFDLQKQHGTAYDMPFGTEAYRKIVAESYWKLAPDTGWGTANVIGTQGGRDGLQKAYQAMLALGHGRQGDVIVVSRVPWISYNWGPYGIGANVMWAPGRAEEGWAYSEDGIRACVTEAAKTGRKVAGLVITSPDNPTGQTLTLQRQIELARAALEAGIAFVLFDWMYHAVGDDEPYDVNVLLRAFEPELRKRLMVLDGITKSLGGSNIRNCHLLADAEVTKTIVAQASHTVIPSFFSLAVAMAAYEKGLQVAAAPIVGPCRTSRAWIREFLKTQGRTHIIGQGYYAFIKVADALQAKGWADSEPLGQHLAENHGVAVVPGAFFSPYGAEWIRFSYATPVERTQGAATRLIDALKALQQ; encoded by the coding sequence GTGTCCCACCTGCTCTCTCCCGAGACCCCAGCCTTCGCCGTACCTCAGGCGAACCTCGTCCCCGTGAGCGATCACCTGGGTCATATGGCGCCCATTCCGGCGTCCCGGATGTTCCTCATCAACAAATCGCTGAAAGTGTTCCAGGAGAAGCAGCCGGGTGTGCCGGTCTTCGACGCCAGCCAGGGCGATGGCGGTGCCTCGCTGCCCGGCGTGCCCGAAGCCCTATTGGATCGCGCCTTCGACCTGCAGAAGCAGCACGGCACCGCCTACGACATGCCCTTCGGCACCGAGGCCTACCGCAAGATCGTGGCCGAGTCCTACTGGAAGCTGGCGCCGGACACTGGCTGGGGCACAGCGAACGTCATCGGCACCCAGGGTGGCCGCGACGGTCTGCAGAAGGCCTACCAGGCCATGCTGGCCCTGGGCCACGGCCGCCAGGGCGATGTGATCGTGGTCAGCCGCGTGCCCTGGATCAGCTACAACTGGGGGCCGTATGGCATCGGCGCCAACGTGATGTGGGCTCCGGGTCGCGCCGAAGAAGGCTGGGCTTATTCCGAAGACGGCATCCGCGCCTGCGTCACGGAGGCCGCCAAGACGGGCCGCAAGGTGGCGGGCCTCGTCATCACCAGCCCTGACAATCCCACGGGCCAGACGCTCACCCTGCAGCGCCAGATCGAGCTCGCCCGGGCGGCGCTGGAGGCGGGCATCGCCTTCGTGCTCTTCGACTGGATGTACCACGCCGTGGGCGACGATGAGCCCTACGATGTGAACGTGCTGCTGCGCGCCTTCGAGCCGGAGCTGCGCAAGCGCCTCATGGTGCTCGACGGCATCACCAAGAGCCTGGGCGGCTCCAACATCCGCAATTGCCACCTGCTGGCCGATGCGGAGGTCACCAAGACCATCGTGGCCCAGGCTTCGCACACGGTGATCCCCTCCTTCTTCAGCCTGGCCGTGGCCATGGCGGCCTACGAGAAGGGTCTGCAGGTCGCCGCCGCGCCCATCGTCGGGCCCTGCCGCACCAGCCGCGCCTGGATCCGCGAGTTCCTGAAGACCCAGGGCCGCACCCACATCATCGGCCAGGGCTACTACGCCTTCATCAAGGTGGCCGATGCGCTGCAGGCCAAGGGCTGGGCCGACTCCGAGCCCCTGGGTCAGCACCTGGCCGAGAACCATGGCGTGGCGGTGGTGCCCGGCGCCTTCTTCAGCCCCTATGGCGCGGAGTGGATCCGCTTCTCCTATGCGACGCCCGTGGAACGCACCCAGGGCGCGGCGACTCGGCTGATCGATGCGTTGAAGGCCCTTCAGCAATAA
- a CDS encoding ABC transporter permease, producing MNYQELFRVALRAIRAHKLRSFLTLLGIIIGVTTIVGVVGIITGLNRYVQEKVIVLAPDMYVVTRFGIIRSREEFLQAVKRPQLTWEEYQRISSGVLSHAQLTATRSFKTLPVSYGTHRLADTFVVGSTANFPRILNLDTGGNGRFFTEGEDESAQNVAVIGADIKEELFPSQDPIGRTILVRGQPFRVIGHMLKEGKGLGINRDQLVVIPFQVYRKNFFAPNDPLDYFIKARGGVEGLSDSIDETRAFLRALRHTSWRDPDPVGFLTQDQLQELWRQISTATFVLLTLIASVSLGVGGIVIMNIMLVSVAERTQEIGLRMAMGAFKRDIRRQFLLEAALLSMAGGIIGVLLGGSIALLVKAATGFPAQITVGIVFMGVGLSTAVGLLAGFLPARRAANLPVIDALRAE from the coding sequence ATGAACTATCAAGAGCTGTTCCGGGTGGCCCTGCGGGCCATCCGGGCCCACAAGCTGCGCAGCTTCCTCACGCTGCTGGGCATCATCATCGGGGTGACGACCATCGTGGGCGTGGTGGGCATCATCACGGGTCTGAACCGCTACGTCCAGGAGAAGGTCATCGTCCTCGCGCCGGACATGTACGTGGTCACGCGCTTCGGCATCATCCGCAGCCGCGAGGAATTCCTGCAAGCCGTGAAGCGCCCTCAGCTCACCTGGGAGGAGTACCAGCGCATCAGCAGCGGCGTGCTCAGCCACGCCCAGCTGACGGCCACCCGCTCCTTCAAGACCCTGCCCGTCAGTTACGGCACCCACCGCTTGGCGGATACCTTCGTCGTGGGCAGCACCGCCAACTTCCCGCGCATCCTGAACCTGGATACCGGCGGCAACGGCCGCTTCTTCACCGAGGGCGAGGACGAGTCGGCTCAGAACGTGGCCGTCATCGGCGCTGACATCAAGGAAGAGCTCTTCCCCAGCCAGGATCCCATCGGCCGCACCATTCTCGTCCGCGGCCAGCCCTTCCGGGTCATCGGCCACATGCTCAAGGAGGGCAAGGGTCTCGGCATCAACCGTGACCAGCTCGTGGTCATCCCCTTCCAGGTCTACCGCAAGAACTTCTTCGCCCCCAACGACCCCCTCGACTACTTCATCAAGGCCCGGGGCGGCGTGGAGGGCCTGAGCGACTCCATCGACGAGACCCGCGCCTTCCTCCGCGCCCTGCGCCACACCTCCTGGCGCGATCCCGACCCGGTGGGCTTCCTGACTCAGGACCAGTTGCAAGAACTCTGGCGCCAGATCAGCACGGCCACCTTTGTGCTGCTCACCCTCATCGCTTCGGTGTCCCTGGGCGTGGGCGGCATCGTCATCATGAACATCATGCTGGTGAGCGTGGCCGAGCGCACCCAAGAGATCGGCCTGCGCATGGCCATGGGCGCCTTCAAGCGCGACATTCGGCGGCAGTTCCTCCTCGAAGCGGCCCTGCTCTCCATGGCCGGCGGCATCATCGGGGTTCTGCTCGGCGGCAGCATCGCCCTGCTGGTGAAGGCCGCCACAGGCTTTCCGGCCCAGATCACCGTGGGCATCGTCTTCATGGGTGTGGGCCTCTCCACCGCGGTGGGGCTTCTGGCCGGATTCCTGCCTGCCAGGCGGGCGGCCAACCTGCCTGTCATTGATGCCCTCCGGGCGGAATAG
- a CDS encoding glutamate-5-semialdehyde dehydrogenase gives MTATTNSAAKAEIQVWAEASRQASRRLATTSSTQRNAALHHLADLLQGQTASLLAANAEDVRAASASLEAATLQRLRLDPAKVVAMVEGVRAVAALPDPLQQVQLRRELDEGLELTRVSCPLGVLCVIFEARPDALIQISALALKSGNAVLLKGGSEAQRSHAVLTALIQEALRQADLPEAAVQSLPDREAIHALLQRPDLVDLVIPRGSKALVQAIQSATRIPVLGHADGVCHMVLDEAADTAMALALVRDAKLQYPAACNAVETVLIHQGAAVRLLPPLVANLRQHGAELRGCASCRTLVPDLLPATEADWDAEYGAPILALKIVADLDEALAHIRAHGSGHTEAIVTEDASAATRFLADVDAAGVFHNASTRFADGYRYGFGAEVGISTGRIHARGPVGLEGLLSHRYLLRGNGHQVADYTGQGARLFRHKDKEIGQA, from the coding sequence ATGACCGCCACCACGAATTCCGCCGCCAAGGCCGAAATCCAAGTCTGGGCCGAAGCCTCCCGGCAGGCCTCCCGCCGCCTGGCCACCACCTCTTCCACACAGCGAAACGCCGCGCTGCACCACCTGGCCGACCTCCTGCAAGGGCAGACGGCATCGCTGCTCGCAGCCAATGCCGAAGATGTCCGTGCGGCCAGCGCCTCGCTGGAGGCCGCCACTCTGCAGAGGCTCCGCCTGGATCCCGCCAAGGTGGTGGCCATGGTGGAAGGCGTCCGCGCCGTGGCCGCCCTGCCCGATCCCCTGCAGCAGGTGCAGCTGCGCCGGGAGCTGGATGAAGGCCTCGAACTCACACGCGTCAGCTGCCCCCTGGGGGTGCTCTGCGTGATCTTCGAGGCCCGACCCGATGCCCTCATCCAGATCAGCGCCCTGGCCCTCAAGAGCGGCAATGCGGTGCTGCTCAAGGGGGGCAGCGAGGCACAGCGCTCCCATGCGGTTCTCACGGCCTTGATTCAGGAAGCCCTGCGCCAAGCGGATCTGCCTGAAGCCGCTGTCCAGAGCCTGCCGGATCGCGAGGCCATTCACGCCCTGCTGCAGCGGCCCGATCTGGTGGATCTCGTCATCCCCCGAGGCTCCAAGGCGCTGGTGCAGGCCATCCAGTCCGCCACCCGCATTCCCGTGCTGGGCCATGCCGACGGCGTGTGCCACATGGTCCTTGATGAGGCCGCCGACACGGCCATGGCGCTGGCGTTGGTGCGGGATGCGAAGCTGCAGTACCCCGCCGCCTGCAACGCGGTGGAGACGGTGCTCATCCACCAGGGGGCCGCGGTCCGCCTGCTGCCGCCCTTGGTGGCAAACCTGCGCCAACACGGCGCGGAGCTGCGCGGCTGCGCGTCCTGCCGCACGCTCGTCCCCGATCTTCTCCCCGCCACTGAGGCCGATTGGGATGCCGAGTACGGCGCACCGATCCTGGCGCTGAAAATCGTGGCGGATCTCGATGAAGCTCTGGCGCATATCCGCGCTCACGGCAGCGGGCACACGGAAGCCATCGTCACCGAGGATGCATCTGCCGCGACGCGCTTTCTGGCGGACGTCGATGCAGCGGGCGTCTTCCACAATGCGTCCACCCGCTTCGCCGACGGCTACCGCTACGGCTTCGGCGCCGAGGTGGGCATCAGCACCGGCCGCATCCATGCGCGGGGTCCCGTGGGCCTGGAAGGCCTGCTCAGCCACCGCTACCTGCTGCGCGGAAACGGCCACCAAGTGGCCGATTACACCGGCCAGGGTGCCCGACTTTTCCGACACAAAGACAAGGAGATCGGCCAGGCATAA
- a CDS encoding pyridoxal-dependent decarboxylase, with translation MDAQEFRRLGYQLVDWIADYREGLERLPVMSRVQPGDIRAAFPDHPPLKGGRMDAALAALERDVMPGITHWNHPSFFAYFPSNTSYASILGDLAASGIGAQGMSWQTSPAATEVEEVVMDWLRQMVGLSPAFTGVIHDTASTATFTALLCAREKASGYAQNEEGLQSGEAPLVVYASDQGHSSIEKAALLAGFGRSFLRLIPTDENHAIRLDLLKAAIEKDLEIGLRPCALVAAVGTTGTTAVDPVAAMADLAEQHGLWLHVDAALAGTAMVLPECRWMWEGVERADSLIFNPHKWMGVGFDFSAYYVRDPQHLIRVMSTNPSYLRTAQDGQVSNFRDWHIQLGRRFRALKLWFYLMDVGVEGLQARLRRDLENAQWLKAQVDGASDWERLAPVPLQTVCIRHLKPGLDEAALAAHNLELARRLNDSGKAYLTPSMLKGKQMLRVSIGAETTERSHVQALWEALNAAAQA, from the coding sequence ATGGACGCCCAAGAATTCCGCCGCCTCGGTTACCAGCTCGTGGATTGGATCGCGGACTACCGCGAGGGGTTGGAGCGCCTGCCCGTCATGAGCCGGGTGCAGCCCGGAGACATCCGGGCGGCCTTCCCGGACCATCCGCCGCTCAAGGGCGGCCGCATGGATGCCGCCCTGGCGGCCCTGGAACGGGACGTGATGCCGGGCATCACCCACTGGAACCATCCCTCCTTCTTCGCCTACTTCCCCAGCAACACCAGCTACGCCTCGATCCTCGGGGATCTGGCGGCCTCAGGCATCGGCGCCCAGGGCATGAGCTGGCAGACCAGCCCCGCCGCCACCGAAGTCGAAGAAGTGGTCATGGATTGGCTGCGGCAGATGGTGGGCCTCAGCCCCGCGTTCACGGGCGTCATCCACGACACCGCCAGCACCGCCACCTTCACGGCCCTGCTCTGCGCCCGGGAGAAAGCCTCCGGCTACGCCCAGAACGAGGAGGGGCTCCAGAGCGGCGAGGCGCCCCTGGTGGTCTACGCCTCGGACCAGGGGCATAGCTCCATCGAGAAGGCCGCGCTGCTGGCGGGCTTCGGCCGCAGCTTCCTGCGCCTCATTCCCACCGATGAGAACCACGCCATCCGCCTGGACCTGCTGAAGGCGGCTATCGAGAAGGATCTCGAGATCGGCCTGCGTCCTTGCGCGCTGGTGGCTGCGGTGGGCACCACCGGCACCACGGCCGTGGATCCCGTCGCGGCCATGGCCGACCTTGCCGAACAGCACGGTCTCTGGCTCCACGTCGATGCGGCCCTGGCGGGCACGGCCATGGTACTGCCCGAGTGCCGCTGGATGTGGGAGGGCGTGGAGCGGGCCGACAGCCTGATCTTCAACCCCCATAAATGGATGGGCGTAGGCTTCGATTTCAGCGCCTACTACGTGCGCGATCCCCAACACCTCATCCGCGTCATGAGCACCAACCCCAGCTACCTGCGCACGGCGCAGGATGGTCAGGTGAGCAACTTCCGCGACTGGCACATCCAGCTGGGCCGCCGCTTTCGGGCCCTCAAGCTGTGGTTCTACCTCATGGACGTGGGCGTGGAGGGCCTGCAGGCGCGCCTGCGCCGCGACCTGGAGAACGCCCAGTGGCTGAAGGCCCAGGTGGACGGAGCTTCGGATTGGGAACGGCTGGCGCCCGTGCCCCTGCAGACCGTGTGCATCCGGCACCTGAAGCCCGGCCTGGATGAAGCGGCCCTCGCCGCCCACAACCTGGAGCTGGCCCGCCGTTTGAACGACAGCGGCAAGGCCTACCTGACGCCTTCGATGCTCAAGGGCAAGCAGATGCTGCGCGTGAGCATCGGCGCTGAAACCACCGAACGGTCGCATGTGCAGGCCCTGTGGGAAGCTCTGAACGCAGCAGCCCAGGCCTGA